The following DNA comes from Dermacentor andersoni chromosome 2, qqDerAnde1_hic_scaffold, whole genome shotgun sequence.
GATAGCCTTAGCTTGCCCCGCCTGCGTGGCGGGACAAAAGGTGCTGCTTATCGGCCAGAAAATGGGCGCACCTGGCGAAACTTGGTGTCGGGTGAGTCCTGACGAGTCCGCCGATCGCTGGTAAGAAGAATTACCACGAGAAGCTCTATAATCCGCCAAAAACATAGAAAAATAGAGGAGCCGACCCGAAGCACACCCGCACTCcgtggtcttcttcttcttcctctccagAAAACGTAAAACTTCTTGTCATTGCACTAATGTGAAGAATTCGAGAAGAAGATTCGAAAACATCTGATCGATAAAGATAAGTAAACCAAAATGATATTCAAGGGTGCGTGTGATTGTTTCAATCGGGGCACACGTCGTCGCCaaacacttaagaggaagctttagctcgggtgctcctatcgaaatacatgtaaaaggagaattcgtttttctcggcaaccactgcaccaaatttgacgaggtttgttgcttttaaaagaaaaacttaaaatatagtgactgttggtttcgaatttttgatttagatcctcaattttttattaaaatgcgACAAAtgtcgcaaattttcaaaaaaatgaactatcaagtttacaactctgtaactctaaaacTAAAAACGATAATGCAATgctttgaattgcatctaatagtacatctaaagcggacaaaattgatatgctatacatgaatctaaaaaaattcagtaatatgggaatacagcttttgcagaacctttgtaaacaacgtaacaaattcacgtaagctataaaattacatatcaaatttgtccgctttcaatggtctaatggatgccgtttacagaaccgcgatatctgtttttgatgcagagttgagaatttgtaaacttcgttcttctatatttttcgaacttccgaattttcgaaaattcttttaacaagatccaggacctaatttgaaattccgcttccaacagtcactagaatttaacattctctctcaaatgcaacaaacttcaataaaatcggtccaggggttatctcagaaaaacgtttttgcgttttacatgtatttgaataggccgcgtcggagttgggcccgagctaaagcttcctcttaaggagatAAGTTAAGCAAATGCGAAAATCCATCTTTTGTGCCTTGTACATAAAGTACGATAGGAATGCCTTAGTCGTCTAATGAAACTTGGATCATTATTGATTTCTTGCTACATTTGCGGACGTTACAAAGAAACAGTCTGGTGTAAATTTTAGCAGGCCGGTTAACATTTTTTTTAGAGCGTCCCTACTTCGCAATAATACCGATACCAGTAACTCCTCATTCTGTAGCATTTATTGAGTGAAACAGACTTGTCACATATACTGAACGCGGGCACCTGCGCTTGTTTCACGCAGCCACCTCAGCCTTACACCTTCAACTACGACAGCACCGACGAGTACGGCACCCGACTGACCCGCGAGGAGACCGGTGACGCCAACAACAACAAGGTCGGCTCCTACAGCTACACCGACGCACAGGGCATCTCCCGTACCGTCAGGTACACCGCCGACGCCGAGGGATTCCACGCCACCGTGGAGACCAACGAGCCGGGAACCAAGAGCTCGAACCCAGCCGATGCCGTGTACACCTCTAGCGCCGTCGAGGTCGCCCCTGCCccagctgccgccatcgttgcCAAGCCCGTGGTCGTGCAGTCCACCCCAGCGGCCGTCGCTGTGCACGCCGCCCCAGCCACCGTTGCAGTGCACGCCACTCCTGTTGCTGTGCATGCCGTCCACCCGGCCCAGTACGCCGTGCACCCAGCCCAGTACGCTGTGCACCCAGCCCAGTACGCTGTGCACCCAGCCCAGTACGCTGTGCACCCAGCCCAGTACGCCGTCGTCCACCCAGCTCCTTTCACCGTCGCCAAGAGCGCTTGAGAAGTTCGGAGACGGTTCGTCCCGACAAAACAGAGCAGGGAGGTTATAGGTCAGCAGAAATGAATTACTCTCTAAATTGGCCCAATGCGCAAGAACGAAAATTTTCCAAATTTCCACCATAGCTCTTCAGTAGGCTCAGAAACTCGCCATCTAGTCTCTCTTGAGTCTTGGTATTCACATATAGAAGTATTATTGATTTATCAGAAAATATATATTCCGTTGTTGCCGTTTCTCCTAGAATAAATACTGATGTTACATATAATGCCGACATTTCtgtgttttcatttctttcttcaaGAGCATACGAATGTGTGATGCTTTTGTATTTCCAAACCACTGATGATATAGTGATCTGGAAACATGAGACACCAGTGATGCATCATAAATCTTAATGCCTGTTAGAGACCATGGCACCTAAGCCCAGTGGAGCTCAACTTGTGTGAAATATACATAGCTAAAAGAAAGCCACCTAATATAAATGCAAGGAACCCAAGATTTCATTAATTTGCAAGCTTGAGCGTTCTGTCGATTCGAGACAACCTCATAAATATTTCCCTCCACAGCTATACCAGTAAAATCGCTCAGTAAGATGGAAATACGTGGAGACTGTAATGAAGATAAAACAGCATCAGTAGAAATAGAATA
Coding sequences within:
- the LOC129387577 gene encoding uncharacterized protein; translated protein: MFAKVALFCFVAVAAAAPLEDYPPQPYTFNYDSTDEYGTRLTREETGDANNNKVGSYSYTDAQGISRTVRYTADAEGFHATVETNEPGTKSSNPADAVYTSSAVEVAPAPAAAIVAKPVVVQSTPAAVAVHAAPATVAVHATPVAVHAVHPAQYAVHPAQYAVHPAQYAVHPAQYAVHPAQYAVVHPAPFTVAKSA